A region of the Scatophagus argus isolate fScaArg1 chromosome 6, fScaArg1.pri, whole genome shotgun sequence genome:
gttAAATTTCACACTTTTGCATTTTCAGCTGACCTGCATGTGTATTGATTAGAATCGAGTTTATAACAATAATTCGTTTGAATGAGTTATTTGGAAATGTGTTGGGTGTAATTAGTTAAGACTTCTTAGGAAATGAATAGATTATTAATTATAAGTAATCCCATAATGCATCACCTGGCGTTGACTGACTTCAGCAccttcttcctgttctttcAGTCCGTCAGAtagcagcagaggaagaggaggagcctCAGTGAGGAAGAGAGCGCAGAGCAAAGGTTTTCCTCTTCACCTGTCAGAGACTGAGCTCCTTTTTATACCTGATACGTTACATTTATACTCCAGGATTTGATGTAAAACAGCCTGCGATCTCACAAAACCGTCTCTTATGGTTTTAATGTTGgttatgtgtgtttattgagGATTTGGGGAAGGTCGCAGGGAAATGTTTTCAGACGTGAAGCACCTGAAACAGGCTAATCACTTCAAGCTCGCCATCATTTCGCCACCGTGCTCGCCTTGCAGGGAAGGACAGCAGATACACATCAGTGATGCTGTGCGTCCCCGTTTGTGGCTGTGATTTCtgcaatatatttttattttatttgtaaacaAAATAAGATGATGTCCTTGAGATGACAATGACATTGtgacaagaaataaaatgtactaATTTGAATGACACAAAACGGCTTGACCGCTCTGTCGTTCATACAGTATAATGTTCACCATCTTTGTTCAGCACGACCAGACAGTACAGCTGATAGGTGCATTACTTTTATAAATACTAATAACCATGtggtctttctgtttttcatccGAGCTgctaaaaaaagataaaaaagagaaTTTTGCTGTATGTattaacatatatacatatatatatatctgacTGACACAGAGTCCGGGAGTTATCATTGATTGAACCAGCAGAGGGCGTCAGACAAACTGTTGAGTGTCAGCACAAAAGATCAATATTTGGGCTCACCTGCACACTACAAATGAACTGCTATCATGTAGAACTAAGTTTGAGAAAATGGAAGTGATTAGAAGTGAATTTCAAGGCTTTTGTTACAGTAAGGACCAAAAACAAGAATCCTCTGAGCGGAGCAGAAATTCTGACGTTTCAGGAAGGCGTGGCCTCTCTGCGTCCACTGTCACGTACTGACGTGGCTGGTAAGACGTTGACGTACTATGCAGTACGTCTGTCCAGCGGCTTGGAGCTGTTATTGCTAACCAGTTTGTGTGCTTTGATTCCgttttttcatttgcttcacCTCTGAAGTCAAGTCTAAGTTTGAATAGCGTTAATGCGGAGACGCTCCACGTGACGACCAGACGCCGGTAAGAACGACCAGTGAGTGCAGTCCTGACTCCTTCAAACAAAATGCCGAATTCCCTAAGACGGTGGTAGAAGTAAAACTATAATTGCTTATGGGCAAAGCTAACGTGTTTCTATGTCTTAGCCGAAGGGCTTTTGTTATTAGTAAGATCTTTTTCTTAAATTCGGCTTAGAAATATTTCACCGGCCTGCATCAAATTCCACGTCTAGACCGATTTAATTGTCTAGTTAGCACTGCTGTCCTCGCGTGTTGTGCAGGACGACAGCCGGCGGAAACTGGTAACTGACCCACGAAGCGGATTCTTTATTTAAATCGGGTACTTGAAGCGTAAGAAGTGGCAATTGGTAAATGTACTTTAATCCGTTGTTGGCGCGTTTTCCGTATGCGTTCACAGATACAATTCATTGATTTCATCATTTCTTAATTTAACGTAGAGTTCAACAGAGATCTGGGGATGGTGTCAGACTGTTGGCAGGCTGTAGCTTGATGAGTAAGTTAGTACACAGATAATTTCACGTTGTCACCCCTCCTTCATTCAGAAACTGTTTGTGCGCACATGTGGAAGGTGAATTTGGGTCTGCAGCAGGATGAATATTGGCTCTAAAAATAAGAAGCGGGTGGTTCTGCCCAGCCGTCCTAACCCTCCCACTGTGGACCAGATCCTGGAGGACATCAATAAAGCCGCTCCCAACGACCCAGTCTTCAGCATCCTGGAGCAGACTGGACAAGGTAAGTCCATTCGGGCCTGTCCAGTACTGCAGCTGCATCACATTTGAACAGAATCGCAGGATGTTATAATGCAGCCTGTTGTCATTTACGGTCTTGAACACAACGCAGAATTTTATACACCCATGTTCCCTCATCGTTTCCTCTGTTGATGAAGTCAGTAAACAGCATGAGAACCTGTTCTTCCCTGCCCGGTTCTCCTGTGGTTCCGACTGTTCTCGTGTTCCTTCCTCAGACTCGCCGCGGTCCTCGGACAGCGATGTGGACTTGAGGTTCCAGCAGTGTCGTCAGTATCTGGAGCTGAACGAGCGGCTGCAAGAGGTTCGAGGTcgtctgctgcagcagagggaggagctGAAAGTTGCGGGGAAGCAGCTGGAGGAAGACGTggcagaggtcaaaggtcaagcgCTGTGACTCTTCACCTTCAGTTAGAGACTCTCTTCTGCTTCTCGGTGCAGTGGCCCTGGTGGCTCGGCTCACATCTGGCCCTTGAGCCAGGCACTGGTGGTGCTTCAGGAGCCCCAGCGTtggctgacctctgaccccatAGCTGAATGTGTTGTTTCTGACGTCAGCTGCAGcaaaagtttgatattttttcttttttagcgcTAACATGTTCCAGCCCGTCCAGCTGAAGGATTACAGTAAAGACTGAGGTTTTGGCTCATGCAGTGTTTACTGATCCCTCCCGCTCATCAAGCAGTTTAAAATACTAAATGTCAACCCGAGTGACAAATTGCGTGTGTTTTTCCTGGACACCAGTCACTAAAACcattaaaatgatgaactgaCCGAAGGCAAACCAGTTCTGAAGTTGTAAAGACCCCTTTTTGATTAAAGGTGATCATTATTGTCAGTGATCAAAGCAGTAAGTGATTTGTCAGGCATTTCGGCGTGTTGTGAATCAGCTCAGACGTGTGTGGTGCTGATGTGTTCTGGTTGAACGCGAGGTCGCTCTTTGTCTCGTTTTGACCACAGATGAAGTGCTTGTTCAGTTAGTTCTCATCCTCTCATCTCGGTCctgaagtgaaaataatcaCGGTCGAAGCATTGAACCTTTGAAAGTCTTTCACATCTTGGAAACTTCAGACGCAGTCACGCGTCTGCTGGGCAACACGAGCCGTTTCCTCTGAGCCCATAGCAAACGGGTTTCTTCTCACTCTGTCCGTACTGGACATGAAGAGATTCTTATTCCAAAGTTGTTTGAAGTTGATGACGCTTCAGTCGTCTGAGTTGATCAAATCAAGGAGACGTCTTTCAAGTCTTTTCAGTACAGAATTCTGTtgactgcagctcagtgaaacagaaaagagaatttGGACTAAAGATGAACTTCAGAGGCTCTGGACTTGGCTTGTCTGACAGACTCCTGAAGCCTCGTTAGCTGTAGGACTGTTTAGTCCTCCATCACTGACGTCTAACTTCTGGTCTAACcctgacaggaagaaaaaaacctgTTCCAGTGTTTGTATGGAACCCAACACCGGAACCCACCATTGAAACTGAGTTTCATTCAAGTGACCTGACACCTGCCGTTTATGTTTTGTTACGATAGAAAGTGACTTCTTACAGAGTGAAGTTTTGTTctaaacacactgacaggaacaTCGGGTTTTTAAATTCGGCCCACCTCCCTGCAGTTACTTCATGTTTGGTGTACTGAGGCATCAATAAGATTTGACAGCACTTGACGTTGTTGTGTCGCCTCAGGAACTGCTTGTTCAGTGTGAACAAACCCTTCATGGCGTCAGCGAATATgtcacaacaaaagcaaatgaaaagcactACGTTTACCGTCACGTCTTCAGTAGAGTTTGTTCCAGACTTTTACGGTTTCACGTCTGCGTCTGGACGAAACAAAGCTGACACAGAGGCTTAATGAAACACGTCACTTTTTATTGGATGAAAACAATTATTATGACACACCTCCGTCGCTTGCCTATTTCACATGGCGCCATACGCCTCTGTGGCCGTGTTCACGTTCAAAAGGCTGAGACTTCGCTGCCATTGATCAGATAATAATAACTCATGTCCATAGGAAAAGGTTTCCTCCTCTCCACAGTCATCTAACAGCTGATCTAATTTCCTGATAATTCAGTCACATGCACGTTTAGATTAATTTTAGCAAGAATATTTAGCGCATTGGAAAGATTAAATGCTAAATGCAAAACAATACTGCATCATCTGAAAGCCACCTGCATTAGTTTGGACAGGAAGTTTCATCTACAGCCAGACGTGAACAAGGCCGCCGATGGCGATGGCAGACTTCCAGGACCTTCTGATGGCTTTTAAACATGGAACCATAAACGCCCTGTATGTCTCAATCACACACgttcatcttttcttcctgATTTTGCTTTTAGGGGCTGTTGAAGTGATTCTCCTTCCAAAGTCTGTCTTTTCAGTATCAAACCCTCAACTAGAAAGCTGATGAATCCACCTTTCCAGCCTTGAGTTCTGGGCTCATTTGAGGGACAaaagattttaagatttttttttttgtgaaattaacAGAAACATTCTGTGGTTACACatcatgtgaaaccaaaatcTGAATGAGCTGAACTACTGTGATATTCTGCACAGACCagtttgtggaaaaacaaaacggTGCATAAATGATATTAGCGCAGAGATTTCcacatattttcatgtttaactTCAGtattcaaactgttttctgtagTTAAACGTTCACtaaagcagtttttcctcagAGTCTTTGTGTCATTTGTGCACAGGCTCAACTTTCTTCTACAGTTTGGCAAATGTGGATTTCTCACGTTTAGtttaaacaaactgtgatgTGCAGACACTTTGAAATTATTTGTAAAACATCTTTTCACAAGCTCAAAATCACATTGACCCTCATTTGGTCCCAGACGCTGTGGGTGAGTGTGATACTCAGAAGATATTAGATTTTGTTGGTGTATCACTTCCATTTCTGACAAGGGCCATTGGGACTTAAGGTCAAAACATGCTTTGGAAATACACTAGGGTGACATTATAATGCAAAACCTTGTTTTTATGACTAAACAGCCCCTTAATTTAGATTAATGTTCATTCCACCCAGCAGTCTGCTGTCTTTGATCCCTGAAAAACACATGGAAGTGATGGTACAACTACAGAGAATATGCATCGTCTTTATATTCAACTTGTTCTCGACCTATCACTACTTTTACAGCTACACAGTTAAGCAGATATGAACACGTTGTAAAGACTTCCAGAGGATAACTGCTGTAAGCACACACGTCCATCCATTCAGAGCCCATCGTCATCCAATCGAGTAGTCATGTTTTGTTGACAGGAAATACTAAACAGCAAACTGTCTGAATCTAGTAGCGAATGCAAATATAACGTCATCACATTCGATTAACAGAGGCTTTGTTCATCTACGCTGACAGTTTGTAGACTTATAGGTGACTGCAGCACTTGAATACAGATGGCTAGTTTTATCACTGAATGTCGTCCCGCTTCCACAACGTTAAGTCAGTGAATATATTAGCATGCTGTCAGAGATTCTTTTGCCCACCAGGAAGCTTTGAAGATTTTGTATATCTGCAAGTTATTTACAATACTGATTAAGACAAAGAGTACAGGAGAGCAAGAAGTTACTCCAAATCAGCTGACAGTTTTGAAAATTATGGTATTTGCTATAAtattttctgcagcagtgatgaaacTGGAGTCCAGCAGGTGTTGAGGTGAAATATTTGTGataaaacaaaacttcaaaataaCTATTTGAGAAAAATAATGCTGGGTGACATTGATGATATCTGCTGTGGGAGATTTTATATTGGAAATCTGCCATCTCACTTACACCAAGACAGCAATCCCATAAAATTTCTGCTTGTATAGGCCATTAAAGTCACTTCAACTGTCACTTTCAGTTCAAATCACTGAGTAGGACAGATTCatggaaatatttaatttttaggATATTTATGTCAGTGAGATTAAATACCTTGACTTTAAACATTCTACCCAAACCAAACCTGCAAGTTATCATCTTTCTCTAATTTGTATCTCGCAAAACTTTTAGTGACACTAAACACTGGATATCACAGTATTGTGCAGACTGCTAACAAGTATATCCACATATCTCAGTCCAAGAATATAGTGTAATCTAGGCACCTACACATACAAACGGAATACGTTAATTTGAAGAAATGTTTCATCGAAAATGTACCCCAACCCCACTAGGCTCCATAACAGGAAAGGCTAACAGTGTTTCATATTTAGTTGAGAGGTGAGGCCCCAAGCtttgatgtactgtatgtaaaaaaagacattacatgtcagtgtatttgtgttctttgtgaAAGTCTGTCAACAGTCTGCCAGAGTTTGTACCTTTTCAGGTAGAAGTCCAGCTAAGTTGTCCTTCAAAAGTTTGCataatatttttcttctgtcgATTCTGTCCAGGAGACCGATGGTGATTTATGTGCTGAAATTAAGTTAATTGTCTTTTGCTTTATGCTTTCACTACATTTCTACCAGGCAATGGTTACtctacaaatacaaaaagtacaaaaagatGCACTTCCATTTCATCTGAGATTTTTCTCTGAAGTGCATCTCTAAAAGTTATTGATGGTCTGTTCATGGCAGACCCGTCTCAATGCATACATCCCACCCTGTATGAATGGTAGATGGAAGCTGTGATCAatttttcagagagaaaaacttCAGTGAATTCAGGAATTCAGTGAATGGGAAAGTAAAGGGTCAATACCCGAGGTATAGGGTCCAGCACACTCCTTTTCTGTCCACCTGAGTGCTGAGTGTCATACAGGAAAGCAGTGGAGTCCTCCATGCTGTTCACTAAACGTCCAACGACTCACTTTTCCCCACTGACTTCTTATTGATTGTGGCTCCTTGGCTCTGTGCGTCTTGTAGGCAGCAGGCCATGGGGCTTGGGACGTAATTAAATGGAGTAATTCGGGCGGCTTTGCTGGGAGATCCTTGGCGGAAATGGACAACTCCGCTCACGTGGCAGTCTGATGTTCCTGTGGAGACCGTGCTGTGGCTCCTCAGGGATCCATCCGAGTCTCCATCCAGGAGGTTACTCCCAGAGGTGGCGCTAATCTTTCTGAGTAGCGCTAGTCTCGCCACTTCCTCTGAGATCACCGGATCTGTTTCAACCGTCGGAGAGGTGCTTGAATTGATCTTGTTGTTTGAAAAGTCTTCTGTCTGGACTGTTGCGTCACTTGTCTTGCGAGATGCTAGTAGAATGGTTGGCAGTTTACCTGGAAGAGCTGGTGGCTTTGGCTTTTCCCCATCAGGAGAAGGCACCAGAGGTAATGCATTGGCTGGCAGAGTACTTTTCAAGATCTGAGGTACATCTTCATCCCTGATCCTCCTCCAAGTGACTCTGTCATGTAGTCGTGATGCAGATTTCTGCCCCTTTTTCTTTGTATCGTCCTCGCTCTTTGCTCTTCCACTGGAATCAGATGATGAAGAGCGGAGGGAAGAACGGCTTGTTACTCGGCTCAGTAGGTTTATGCTTGGTGACGAGGCATGACGCTTAAAGGTATCTTTGTCTTGTTGCTGTCTGGTTCCAGATACTCTGCCCGGATCATTTCGCTTAGCAACCCTGCAGGGACTTTCAGAGCTAGTTCTCCTGCCTGGACGCCTTGTAGATACGTCCCTTTCACTGGAGGTTGCTCTAGAGAGGGTTGTAGTCTGCTTCTGAAGGCCATGGTCTGACCTTTTGCCTTGCTGTGCTTGTCCTGACTCTTTTACTTGCACCCTTCTTTGGGTTTGCACAGCTGCCTTCAGTTCTTGACAGCGTGATGAGCAGAGGAAGACGGCTGAAGCTCCAGGAACTGCTCTGCGGGGGGATCCATTCTGGGATCCGGGCATGTTGCGTGCAGAGCCATCACGTCTCAGCACAGTCTTTGATTCTTTAATGAAAGTCAGCTGTCTCAAAAACCCAGTGCGATCAGACTCACCACCACTTGAATGGACAGAAGTCATCCTGACCAGTTCAAATCGATTGGCAGGTGACACTCTTTTCCCATTCACCTGATTAGTTTGTTTGGTGGTCGCTTGGTTTGTCACTAGAGGAGAGAGAGGTCTAGCCTTGACTGAATTTTGCATAAAAGGGATTCGGACAGGTGACTTCTGAGTTTTAGGTGGTGgggatttttcattttgattcacaACAGGAGAGCGTCCCTTTCTTTCATGGGGACTACTAGCTGGTGGACTACTAGTTGGTGAAACGCTCTTTTTCTGaatggttttgtttgtctgagttGGGGATGTTATCTTCTTCTGTGACTGTTTGGATGGTGTAGAGGTTTGCGATGATCCAGAGGATGAACTTTTTGGTATCCTTGGAGGTGGAGTAGAGCTCCTCTTTGGCAAAGACAGTTCAGTGTCTTGTGGGTGACCTAATCGGTGAAGACTCTTTGATCTGTGCTGAGCAAGGTTTGGATTCTTTGGAGCATCTGTCTTGGGTGGTACTTTTCTGGGAGGAGGTCTTTGCGATGGAGCGGTTTCTTTTTTTGGTGTATAGATCACTGTCCTGCCTCTGAAAACCACAGGTAAGTTTGGAACTGGCTTGCGCTGAGCGAAGTCTAGGGGTTTATTAGCCTTTTTATCTTTTGCAAATTTTCTCTCTTTGGGCGTGAAGCTGGACGTTGACATGAAGGAAAGGACTGATTCAGTCTCTTCAGAAGATGGCTCTTGAGACTTTGATGCCTGCAGCCCAGTGACAACACAATTAGCCCCTTCTTGTATGGCTCTCCATTCAACACTGTTGAGGTCTGAATCTTTATCCCATGCTGTATCATCGCTATCCATTTCCTCATCCATGTTCCACTCATCAGAGGCCTTTTGTTTGTGagtattttctgctt
Encoded here:
- the c6h19orf25 gene encoding UPF0449 protein C19orf25 homolog, whose protein sequence is MNIGSKNKKRVVLPSRPNPPTVDQILEDINKAAPNDPVFSILEQTGQDSPRSSDSDVDLRFQQCRQYLELNERLQEVRGRLLQQREELKVAGKQLEEDVAEVKGQAL